From a single Fusobacterium sp. FSA-380-WT-3A genomic region:
- a CDS encoding autotransporter outer membrane beta-barrel domain-containing protein → MQHYNETEKNLKRFLKSKVKITMATVVGFLIAGTVVFCADTDKVTWSSAKGVYDNKALNDLKTSKLVVGKDGNLVIKTKGSAYLFLEDLKSAKSIKDVRNALSQSIKHNKNYIDENNQGSYVITGALAGQGKYSYGVSRLQNLGKLAGNKLGPNSKKILEILDRTNTNWFSTIKGSTNTEIGDLERKTSPVVVGLIGGDMGVGVGEINVPFIPTKITSYTREENLKITREGDSVVTVNSGNLIGGSVGSTAISLGNIKVEAEKKVSKTKVNLDLDLNGNATTTINGNTELNINGTSNIAGVTGGGLSTAIGGQATSIVTGDTKISINSVVEGEKHIDGITTGLFGGGMSVSTLGGQAHSETNGKTNIDIKQGVVGGIFGGGAALSTDVSQFLKDKTLGGTLKDDKFTIEKSGIKATISGLNDGGNSTVKSKDTNINLSGNTSAAVILGSGLAVSHQNSPQGKAPTEKDKISTSTVEVGDTNIVVNVNKNLSENKNEIPNIILGMKGILTKKDLVKNLQTIIMNTKDKGVVVGVGGNGISIAADKGISTVTANNTNIDLQKGYVVGILGNGISTGNGWTKSTTEVKEKSTININGAEVIGVSGNGLALYYGSGNYDGRLNFEGKVTTKVKDSEINLNSGSIDGLFGGGIVIDDSQSNKTNAEAIISGTSTINIKGGEVTEFGYKHLNSLMKTDKPLGTQNIKTYYKEVTALGEGVAIFGGGVATGNMGKAYVENSIINILDGTVKGDIVAGGIATAGATSTVKNSTINITGGKIIGSLYGQGKSTKLDEKSGVSTVENSNLIIDGYKGDIKSIKDFHNIEVKEGTEITTDEISVIGKVNKTTTPVTMDSSETRGKIVNRGVINISNPKDDSSRTFITLKDSDLENYGTIGVYLKDKVSAGNGVTTNIGKIKIEDKTAEKLESIDVSTLFGNEFNSTGMLIDKENKVAIDKDDKVIGNKEIEISEINQNEGVYLAGRVIIKGGEKPIDLKSLNIIGAVKTEDETTINDTTLNFGNGGNLTVTDLKISSGSINGNGDNTADILFKEQVSKLTLNNNTRVNGNIGNNSSNGQLILENSSIYGDTKVNSLEARGNSLLSGNLNIGTTDIKGNLTLTSNSKLENGNTVNIDKDGKLVLQVSNSDGKTNALGNSNGVIVKGTQDNKEDIVLDTTYIYGKDTEISLGKNTFKDIGVGVINNNNGVYVLKKSDLSTDGSTESKLLIGYNDKLFEGNSILNNINNAAANVSDYFEGGEISLREKQLDTIYSSNIYSETVKASYENIKLSEDTLLGIDRTVKTGDWGASGKVLYDKNQYDRKGTLGKDYDSTLETSGLLANLEYGIDDNTSMGFVFSGSKQNLDSNGGTSKGDVFYLGTYSRKTIGNYNLTAGAGYQLGKYDTDNKAGRLLSKTSYKTNSLSAYGQVKYIAKFEGVSFEPKVRLGYTYIEQDDIKDSYFKLKDADISTFDTTIGLDISKEIVLNRNTLRFVAGVNYTKLFGDIDKEFKGSFINGGTFNILGANLTENSVNFTLGTEIENEFGLFYNLGASYTIGSNKTENYGANLGIGYRF, encoded by the coding sequence ATGCAACATTACAATGAAACAGAAAAAAATTTAAAAAGATTTCTAAAATCAAAAGTAAAAATTACAATGGCAACAGTAGTAGGATTTTTAATAGCTGGTACTGTTGTTTTTTGTGCAGATACTGATAAGGTAACTTGGAGTTCTGCAAAAGGAGTTTATGATAATAAAGCATTAAATGATTTGAAAACAAGCAAGCTTGTTGTTGGAAAAGATGGAAATCTAGTAATTAAAACAAAAGGTAGTGCTTATTTGTTTCTAGAAGATTTAAAAAGTGCTAAAAGTATAAAAGATGTGAGAAATGCCTTGTCTCAAAGTATAAAGCACAATAAAAATTATATAGATGAAAATAATCAAGGAAGTTATGTAATAACAGGTGCTTTAGCTGGTCAAGGAAAATATAGTTATGGAGTAAGTCGTCTTCAAAATTTAGGAAAATTAGCAGGTAATAAATTAGGACCAAATTCAAAGAAAATTTTGGAAATTTTAGATAGAACGAATACTAATTGGTTTAGTACAATTAAAGGGTCAACAAATACAGAAATTGGAGATTTAGAAAGAAAAACATCTCCTGTAGTAGTAGGGTTAATAGGTGGAGATATGGGAGTTGGAGTAGGTGAAATAAATGTTCCTTTTATACCTACTAAAATAACATCATACACTAGAGAAGAAAATTTAAAAATAACAAGAGAAGGAGACTCAGTTGTAACAGTTAATAGTGGAAATTTAATAGGTGGAAGTGTAGGAAGCACAGCTATATCTTTAGGAAATATAAAAGTAGAAGCAGAGAAAAAGGTTTCAAAAACAAAAGTTAATCTTGATTTAGATTTAAATGGAAATGCAACAACTACTATTAATGGAAATACAGAATTAAATATTAATGGAACATCAAACATAGCTGGAGTTACAGGAGGAGGATTATCTACAGCTATTGGTGGACAAGCAACTTCTATAGTAACAGGAGATACTAAAATCAGTATAAATTCAGTTGTAGAGGGAGAAAAACATATAGATGGTATTACAACTGGGTTATTTGGAGGAGGAATGTCAGTATCTACTCTTGGTGGACAAGCTCATTCTGAAACTAATGGAAAAACTAATATAGATATTAAACAAGGAGTTGTAGGAGGTATATTTGGAGGAGGAGCAGCTTTATCTACAGATGTTTCCCAATTTTTAAAAGATAAAACTTTAGGTGGAACCTTAAAAGATGATAAATTTACAATAGAAAAATCAGGAATTAAAGCTACTATTTCTGGATTAAATGATGGTGGAAATTCAACAGTAAAATCTAAAGATACAAATATTAATTTATCTGGAAATACATCAGCAGCTGTTATATTAGGAAGTGGATTAGCAGTATCTCACCAAAATTCTCCTCAAGGAAAAGCTCCTACTGAAAAAGATAAAATATCAACATCAACAGTAGAAGTTGGAGATACTAATATTGTAGTTAATGTAAATAAAAATTTAAGTGAAAATAAAAATGAAATTCCTAATATAATTTTAGGAATGAAAGGAATTCTAACTAAAAAAGATTTAGTAAAAAATCTTCAAACAATCATAATGAATACAAAAGATAAAGGAGTTGTAGTTGGAGTAGGTGGAAATGGAATTTCTATAGCTGCAGATAAAGGAATATCAACAGTTACTGCTAATAACACAAATATAGATTTACAAAAAGGCTATGTTGTGGGAATTTTAGGAAATGGAATTTCAACAGGGAATGGTTGGACAAAGTCAACTACAGAGGTAAAAGAAAAATCTACAATAAATATTAATGGAGCAGAAGTAATAGGAGTTTCAGGAAATGGACTGGCTCTTTATTACGGAAGTGGAAATTATGATGGAAGATTAAATTTTGAAGGAAAAGTAACCACAAAGGTAAAAGATAGTGAAATTAACTTAAATAGTGGTTCTATAGATGGATTATTTGGTGGAGGAATAGTTATAGATGATTCACAATCAAATAAAACTAATGCTGAGGCTATTATTTCAGGAACAAGTACAATAAATATAAAAGGTGGAGAAGTAACAGAATTTGGTTATAAACATCTAAATAGCTTAATGAAAACAGATAAACCATTGGGAACTCAAAATATAAAAACATACTACAAAGAAGTAACAGCTTTAGGAGAGGGAGTAGCCATATTTGGTGGAGGAGTAGCCACAGGAAATATGGGTAAAGCCTATGTAGAAAATTCAATAATTAATATTTTAGATGGAACAGTAAAAGGAGATATAGTAGCTGGAGGAATAGCCACAGCTGGAGCAACATCAACTGTTAAAAATTCTACAATAAATATTACTGGTGGAAAAATAATAGGAAGTCTTTATGGACAAGGAAAATCTACAAAGCTAGATGAAAAATCTGGAGTATCTACAGTAGAAAATTCTAATTTAATAATAGATGGATATAAAGGAGATATTAAATCTATTAAAGATTTCCATAATATAGAAGTAAAAGAAGGAACAGAAATAACAACTGATGAAATTTCAGTTATAGGAAAAGTTAATAAAACAACTACTCCTGTAACTATGGATTCTTCTGAAACAAGAGGAAAAATAGTTAATAGAGGTGTTATTAATATTTCTAATCCTAAAGATGATTCAAGTAGAACATTTATAACTTTAAAAGATTCTGATTTGGAAAACTATGGAACTATAGGAGTTTACTTAAAAGATAAAGTTTCAGCAGGAAATGGAGTAACAACAAATATAGGAAAAATTAAGATTGAAGATAAAACAGCAGAGAAATTAGAAAGTATAGATGTCTCAACTTTATTTGGAAATGAATTTAATAGTACAGGAATGTTAATAGACAAAGAAAATAAGGTTGCTATTGATAAAGATGATAAAGTAATTGGAAATAAAGAAATTGAAATAAGTGAAATAAATCAAAATGAGGGAGTTTATTTAGCTGGTAGAGTAATAATCAAAGGTGGAGAAAAACCAATAGATTTAAAATCATTAAATATTATTGGAGCAGTAAAAACTGAAGATGAAACAACTATAAATGATACCACTCTTAACTTTGGTAATGGTGGAAATTTAACAGTAACAGATTTAAAAATTTCTTCTGGTTCTATAAATGGAAATGGAGATAATACAGCTGATATTTTATTTAAAGAACAAGTTTCTAAATTAACATTAAATAATAATACAAGAGTTAATGGAAATATAGGTAATAACTCTTCTAATGGACAATTAATATTAGAAAATTCTAGTATATATGGAGATACAAAGGTTAATTCTTTAGAAGCTAGAGGAAATAGTTTGTTGTCAGGAAACTTAAATATAGGAACTACTGACATTAAAGGTAACTTAACATTAACTTCTAATTCTAAGTTAGAGAATGGAAATACTGTTAATATAGATAAAGATGGAAAACTAGTATTACAAGTTTCTAATAGTGATGGAAAAACTAATGCTCTAGGAAATTCTAATGGAGTAATAGTAAAAGGAACACAAGATAATAAAGAAGATATAGTGTTAGATACTACTTATATTTATGGAAAAGATACAGAAATTTCTTTAGGAAAAAATACTTTTAAAGATATAGGTGTTGGAGTAATTAACAATAATAATGGAGTATATGTTTTAAAGAAATCTGATTTATCAACTGATGGAAGTACAGAAAGTAAACTGTTAATAGGATATAATGATAAGTTATTTGAAGGAAATAGTATCTTAAATAATATTAATAATGCTGCTGCAAATGTTAGTGATTATTTTGAAGGTGGAGAAATATCTCTAAGAGAAAAACAGCTAGATACAATATATTCTTCTAATATTTATTCTGAAACTGTAAAGGCTTCTTATGAAAATATTAAATTGTCAGAAGATACTTTATTAGGAATAGATAGAACAGTTAAAACAGGAGATTGGGGAGCTTCAGGAAAAGTCCTATATGATAAAAATCAATATGATAGAAAAGGAACATTAGGAAAAGATTATGATTCTACATTAGAAACATCTGGATTATTAGCTAATTTAGAATATGGAATAGATGATAATACATCAATGGGATTTGTTTTCTCTGGCTCAAAACAAAATTTAGATTCTAATGGTGGAACTTCTAAAGGAGATGTATTCTATTTAGGAACTTACTCAAGAAAAACAATAGGAAATTATAATTTAACTGCTGGAGCTGGATATCAATTAGGAAAATATGATACTGATAACAAAGCTGGTAGATTATTATCAAAAACTTCATATAAAACAAATTCATTATCAGCATATGGACAAGTAAAATATATAGCTAAATTTGAAGGAGTATCTTTTGAACCAAAAGTAAGATTGGGATATACTTATATAGAGCAAGATGATATAAAGGATTCTTACTTTAAATTAAAAGATGCTGATATATCTACTTTTGATACAACAATAGGATTGGATATATCAAAAGAAATTGTACTAAATAGAAATACTTTGAGATTTGTAGCAGGTGTAAATTATACAAAATTATTTGGTGATATTGATAAAGAATTTAAGGGAAGTTTTATAAATGGTGGAACCTTTAATATATTAGGTGCTAATTTAACAGAAAATTCTGTAAACTTTACATTAGGTACTGAGATAGAAAATGAATTTGGATTATTCTATAATTTAGGAGCTTCATATACAATTGGAAGTAATAAAACAGAAAATTATGGAGCAAACTTAGGAATAGGATATAGATTTTAA